In Delphinus delphis chromosome 11, mDelDel1.2, whole genome shotgun sequence, one genomic interval encodes:
- the MAP3K12 gene encoding mitogen-activated protein kinase kinase kinase 12 isoform X1, whose amino-acid sequence MACLHETRTPSPSFGGFVSTLSEASMRKLDPDTSDCTPEKDLTPTQCVLRDVVPLGGQGGGGPSPSPGGEPPPEPFANSVLQLHEQDAGGPGGATGSPESRASRVRADEVRLQCQSGSGFLEGLFGCLRPVWTMIGKAYSTEHKQQQEDLWEVPFEEILDLQWVGSGAQGAVFLGRFHGEEVAVKKVRDLKETDIKHLRKLKHPNIITFKGVCTQAPCYCILMEFCAQGQLYEVLRAGRPVTPSLLVDWSMGIAGGMNYLHLHKIIHRDLKSPNMLITYDDVVKISDFGTSKELSDKSTKMSFAGTVAWMAPEVIRNEPVSEKVDIWSFGVVLWELLTGEIPYKDVDSSAIIWGVGSNSLHLPVPSSCPDGFKILLRQCWNSKPRNRPSFRQILLHLDIASADVLSTPQETYFKSQAEWREEVKLHFEKIKSEGTCLHRLEEELVMRRREELRHALDIREHYERKLERANNLYMELNALMLQLELKERELLRREQALERRCPGLLKSHPSRGLLHGNTMEKLIKKRNVPQKLSPHSKRPDILKTESLLPKLDAALSGVGLPGCAKGPPSPGRSRRGKTRHRKASAKGSCGDLPGLRAVVPPHEPGGPGSPVGLGGGPSAWEACPPALRGLHHDLLLRKMSSSSPDLLSAALGARGRGATGGAGDPGSPPPARGDTPPSEGSAPGSTSPDSPGGAKGEPPPPVGPGDGVGLLGTGREGTAGRGGSRAGSQHLTPAALLYRAAVTRSQKRGISSEEEEGEVDSEVELTSSQRWSQGLNMRQSLSTFSSENPSDGEEGTASEPSPSGTPEVGSTNTDERPDERSDDMCSQGSEIPLDPPSSEVVTGREPSSLPIPHHNLLRGEQGPPNSEDSDCDSTELENANSGEALRPPASLPP is encoded by the exons atggcctGCCTCCATGAGACCCGCACACCCTCCCCTTCCTTTGGGGGTTTCGTGTCCACCCTAAGCGAGGCGTCCATGCGCAAGCTGGACCCAGACACTTCCGACTGCACCCCCGAGAAGGACCTGACGCCTACCCAGTGTGTACTCCGAGATGTAGTGCCGCTcggggggcagggcgggggcgggcccagcccctccccaggtggAGAGCCGCCCCCTGAGCCTTTTGCCAACAGTGTCCTGCAGCTGCACGAGCAGGatgctgggggcccagggggAGCCACTGGGTCCCCTGAGAGTCGGGCGTCCAGAGTTCGAGCAGATGAGGTGCGACTACAGTGCCAGAGCGGCAGCGGCTTCCTGGAAGGCCTCTTCGGCTGCCTGCGCCCTGTTTGGACCATGATTGGGAAGGCCTATTCCACGGAGCACAAGCAGCAGCAGGAAG ACCTTTGGGAGGTCCCCTTTGAGGAAATCCTGGACCTGCAGTGGGTGGGCTCAGGGGCCCAGGGCGCCGTCTTCCTGGGGCGCTTCCATGGGGAGGAGGTGGCTGTGAAGAAGGTACGGGACCTGAAGGAGACTGACATCAAGCACCTGCGAAAGCTGAAGCACCCTAACATCATCACCTTCAA GGGCGTGTGCACCCAGGCTCCCTGCTACTGCATCCTTATGGAGTTCTGCGCTCAGGGCCAGCTGTACGAGGTGCTGCGGGCTGGCCGCCCTGTCACCCCCTCCTTGCTGGTTGACTGGTCCATGGGCATTGCCGGCGGCATGAACTACCTGCACCTGCACAAGATTATCCACCGAGACCTCAAGTCCCCCAA CATGCTCATCACGTACGACGATGTGGTGAAGATCTCCGATTTTGGCACTTCCAAGGAGCTGAGTGACAAGAGCACCAAGATGTCCTTTGCAGGGACAGTAGCCTGGATGGCCCCTGAAGTGATCCGCAACGAGCCCGTGTCTGAGAAGGTCGACATCTG GTCCTTTGGTGTGGTGCTGTGGGAACTGCTGACTGGTGAGATCCCCTACAAAGATGTAGATTCCTCAGCCATCATCTGGGGTGTGGGAAGCAACAGTCTCCATCTGCCTGTGCCCTCCAGCTGCCCAGACGGCTTCAAAATCCTGCTTCGTCAGTGCTG GAACAGCAAACCACGAAATCGTCCATCATTCCGACAGATCCTGCTGCATCTGGACATCGCCTCAGCCGATGTACTCTCCACACCCCAGGAGACTTACTTTAAGTCCCAG GCAGAGTGGCGTGAAGAGGTAAAGctgcattttgaaaaaattaagtcaGAAGGGACCTGTCTGCACCGCCTAGAAGAAGAGCTGGTGATGCGGAGACGGGAGGAGCTCAG ACACGCCTTGGACATCAGGGAACACTATGAGCGGAAGCTGGAGAGAGCCAACAACCTGTACATGGAACTTAATGCCCTCATGTTGCAGCTGGAGCTGAAGGAACGGGAGCTACTCAG GAGGGAGCAAGCTTTAGAGCGGAGGTGCCCAGGTCTGCTGAAGTCACACCCTTCCCGAGGCCTCCTGCACGGGAACACAAtggagaagctcatcaagaagaGGAATGTCCCACAGAAGCTGTCACCCCACAGCAAAAG GCCAGATATCCTCAAGACTGAGTCTTTGCTACCCAAGCTAGATGCAGCCCTGAGTGGGGTGGGGCTTCCTGGGTGTGCTAAGGGCCCCCCCTCACCAGGACGGAGTCGCCGTGGCAAGACCCGTCACCGCAAGGCCAGCGCCAAGGGCAGCTGCGGGGACCTGCCCGGGCTTCGTGCAGTTGTTCCACCCCATGAACCTGGGGGACCAGGAAGCCCAGTGGGGCTAGGAGGGGGACCCTCAGCCTGGGAAGCCTGCCCTCCAGCCCTCCGTGGGCTCCACCATGACCTCCTGCTCCGAAAGATGTCTTCATCGTCCCCTGACCTGCTGTCAGCGGCATTGGGAGCCCGGGGCCGGGGGGCTACAGGGGGAGCTGGGGACCCTGGCTCACCACCTCCAGCCCGGGGTGACACCCCGCCAAGTGAGGGCTCGGCACCCGGCTCCACCAGCCCGGATTCACCAGGGGGAGCCAAAGGGGAGCCACCTCCACCAGTAGGGCCTGGTGACGGTGTAGGGCTGCTGGGAACTGGAAGGGAAGGGACGGCGGGACGGGGAGGAAGCCGGGCTGGGTCCCAGCACTTGACCCCAGCTGCACTGCTGTACAGGGCCGCTGTCACCCGAAGTCAG AAACGTGGAATCTcatcagaggaagaggaaggagaggtggaCAGTGAAGTAGAGCTGACCTCAAGCCAGAG GTGGTCTCAGGGCCTGAACATGCGCCAGTCGCTATCTACCTTCAGCTCAGAGAATCCGTCAGATGGGGAGGAGGGCACAGCTAGTGAGCCTTCCCCCAGTGGCACACCTGAAGTTGGCAGTACGAACACTGATGAGCGGCCAGATGAGCGGTCTGATGACATGTGCTCCCAGGGCTCAGAAATCCCACTGGACCCACCTTCCTCAGAGGTGGTTACTGGCCGGGAACCCAGCTCCTTGCCCATCCCACACCACAACCTACTCAGAGGGGAGCAG GGCCCTCCCAACTCTGAGGACTCAGACTGTGACAGCACTGAACTGGAAAATGCCAACAGTGGTGAAGCCTTGcggcccccagcctccctccctccatga
- the MAP3K12 gene encoding mitogen-activated protein kinase kinase kinase 12 isoform X2, whose product MACLHETRTPSPSFGGFVSTLSEASMRKLDPDTSDCTPEKDLTPTHVLQLHEQDAGGPGGATGSPESRASRVRADEVRLQCQSGSGFLEGLFGCLRPVWTMIGKAYSTEHKQQQEDLWEVPFEEILDLQWVGSGAQGAVFLGRFHGEEVAVKKVRDLKETDIKHLRKLKHPNIITFKGVCTQAPCYCILMEFCAQGQLYEVLRAGRPVTPSLLVDWSMGIAGGMNYLHLHKIIHRDLKSPNMLITYDDVVKISDFGTSKELSDKSTKMSFAGTVAWMAPEVIRNEPVSEKVDIWSFGVVLWELLTGEIPYKDVDSSAIIWGVGSNSLHLPVPSSCPDGFKILLRQCWNSKPRNRPSFRQILLHLDIASADVLSTPQETYFKSQAEWREEVKLHFEKIKSEGTCLHRLEEELVMRRREELRHALDIREHYERKLERANNLYMELNALMLQLELKERELLRREQALERRCPGLLKSHPSRGLLHGNTMEKLIKKRNVPQKLSPHSKRPDILKTESLLPKLDAALSGVGLPGCAKGPPSPGRSRRGKTRHRKASAKGSCGDLPGLRAVVPPHEPGGPGSPVGLGGGPSAWEACPPALRGLHHDLLLRKMSSSSPDLLSAALGARGRGATGGAGDPGSPPPARGDTPPSEGSAPGSTSPDSPGGAKGEPPPPVGPGDGVGLLGTGREGTAGRGGSRAGSQHLTPAALLYRAAVTRSQKRGISSEEEEGEVDSEVELTSSQRWSQGLNMRQSLSTFSSENPSDGEEGTASEPSPSGTPEVGSTNTDERPDERSDDMCSQGSEIPLDPPSSEVVTGREPSSLPIPHHNLLRGEQGPPNSEDSDCDSTELENANSGEALRPPASLPP is encoded by the exons atggcctGCCTCCATGAGACCCGCACACCCTCCCCTTCCTTTGGGGGTTTCGTGTCCACCCTAAGCGAGGCGTCCATGCGCAAGCTGGACCCAGACACTTCCGACTGCACCCCCGAGAAGGACCTGACGCCTACCCA TGTCCTGCAGCTGCACGAGCAGGatgctgggggcccagggggAGCCACTGGGTCCCCTGAGAGTCGGGCGTCCAGAGTTCGAGCAGATGAGGTGCGACTACAGTGCCAGAGCGGCAGCGGCTTCCTGGAAGGCCTCTTCGGCTGCCTGCGCCCTGTTTGGACCATGATTGGGAAGGCCTATTCCACGGAGCACAAGCAGCAGCAGGAAG ACCTTTGGGAGGTCCCCTTTGAGGAAATCCTGGACCTGCAGTGGGTGGGCTCAGGGGCCCAGGGCGCCGTCTTCCTGGGGCGCTTCCATGGGGAGGAGGTGGCTGTGAAGAAGGTACGGGACCTGAAGGAGACTGACATCAAGCACCTGCGAAAGCTGAAGCACCCTAACATCATCACCTTCAA GGGCGTGTGCACCCAGGCTCCCTGCTACTGCATCCTTATGGAGTTCTGCGCTCAGGGCCAGCTGTACGAGGTGCTGCGGGCTGGCCGCCCTGTCACCCCCTCCTTGCTGGTTGACTGGTCCATGGGCATTGCCGGCGGCATGAACTACCTGCACCTGCACAAGATTATCCACCGAGACCTCAAGTCCCCCAA CATGCTCATCACGTACGACGATGTGGTGAAGATCTCCGATTTTGGCACTTCCAAGGAGCTGAGTGACAAGAGCACCAAGATGTCCTTTGCAGGGACAGTAGCCTGGATGGCCCCTGAAGTGATCCGCAACGAGCCCGTGTCTGAGAAGGTCGACATCTG GTCCTTTGGTGTGGTGCTGTGGGAACTGCTGACTGGTGAGATCCCCTACAAAGATGTAGATTCCTCAGCCATCATCTGGGGTGTGGGAAGCAACAGTCTCCATCTGCCTGTGCCCTCCAGCTGCCCAGACGGCTTCAAAATCCTGCTTCGTCAGTGCTG GAACAGCAAACCACGAAATCGTCCATCATTCCGACAGATCCTGCTGCATCTGGACATCGCCTCAGCCGATGTACTCTCCACACCCCAGGAGACTTACTTTAAGTCCCAG GCAGAGTGGCGTGAAGAGGTAAAGctgcattttgaaaaaattaagtcaGAAGGGACCTGTCTGCACCGCCTAGAAGAAGAGCTGGTGATGCGGAGACGGGAGGAGCTCAG ACACGCCTTGGACATCAGGGAACACTATGAGCGGAAGCTGGAGAGAGCCAACAACCTGTACATGGAACTTAATGCCCTCATGTTGCAGCTGGAGCTGAAGGAACGGGAGCTACTCAG GAGGGAGCAAGCTTTAGAGCGGAGGTGCCCAGGTCTGCTGAAGTCACACCCTTCCCGAGGCCTCCTGCACGGGAACACAAtggagaagctcatcaagaagaGGAATGTCCCACAGAAGCTGTCACCCCACAGCAAAAG GCCAGATATCCTCAAGACTGAGTCTTTGCTACCCAAGCTAGATGCAGCCCTGAGTGGGGTGGGGCTTCCTGGGTGTGCTAAGGGCCCCCCCTCACCAGGACGGAGTCGCCGTGGCAAGACCCGTCACCGCAAGGCCAGCGCCAAGGGCAGCTGCGGGGACCTGCCCGGGCTTCGTGCAGTTGTTCCACCCCATGAACCTGGGGGACCAGGAAGCCCAGTGGGGCTAGGAGGGGGACCCTCAGCCTGGGAAGCCTGCCCTCCAGCCCTCCGTGGGCTCCACCATGACCTCCTGCTCCGAAAGATGTCTTCATCGTCCCCTGACCTGCTGTCAGCGGCATTGGGAGCCCGGGGCCGGGGGGCTACAGGGGGAGCTGGGGACCCTGGCTCACCACCTCCAGCCCGGGGTGACACCCCGCCAAGTGAGGGCTCGGCACCCGGCTCCACCAGCCCGGATTCACCAGGGGGAGCCAAAGGGGAGCCACCTCCACCAGTAGGGCCTGGTGACGGTGTAGGGCTGCTGGGAACTGGAAGGGAAGGGACGGCGGGACGGGGAGGAAGCCGGGCTGGGTCCCAGCACTTGACCCCAGCTGCACTGCTGTACAGGGCCGCTGTCACCCGAAGTCAG AAACGTGGAATCTcatcagaggaagaggaaggagaggtggaCAGTGAAGTAGAGCTGACCTCAAGCCAGAG GTGGTCTCAGGGCCTGAACATGCGCCAGTCGCTATCTACCTTCAGCTCAGAGAATCCGTCAGATGGGGAGGAGGGCACAGCTAGTGAGCCTTCCCCCAGTGGCACACCTGAAGTTGGCAGTACGAACACTGATGAGCGGCCAGATGAGCGGTCTGATGACATGTGCTCCCAGGGCTCAGAAATCCCACTGGACCCACCTTCCTCAGAGGTGGTTACTGGCCGGGAACCCAGCTCCTTGCCCATCCCACACCACAACCTACTCAGAGGGGAGCAG GGCCCTCCCAACTCTGAGGACTCAGACTGTGACAGCACTGAACTGGAAAATGCCAACAGTGGTGAAGCCTTGcggcccccagcctccctccctccatga
- the NPFF gene encoding LOW QUALITY PROTEIN: pro-FMRFamide-related neuropeptide FF (The sequence of the model RefSeq protein was modified relative to this genomic sequence to represent the inferred CDS: substituted 1 base at 1 genomic stop codon): protein MDSRRAAVLLLLLVTDWGRAEGPGGQDEGDQSFTVSQHAHPLVTIFLYLSLRIVLQVQILPGCQGHWVLTSEKMTPXPPTTCPRKPLPSPRDRNAQGLSPSSFPDAPVPQEEDRGARPLQDAQTPGALLRSLLQAMQRPSRSPAFLFQPQRFGRNTRGSWSNERLSSPFWSLAAPQRFGKK, encoded by the exons ATGGACTCCAGACGGGCAgcagtgctgctgctgctgttagtAACAGACTGGGGCCGCGCTGAAGGACCAGGGGGCCAGGATGAAGGGGACCAGAGCTTCACGGTAAGTCAGCATGCCCACCCCCTTGTCACCATTTTCCTGTACCTCAGCTTGAGAATTGTACTCCAGGTTCAAATACTCCCTGGCTGCCAGGGTCACTGGGTCCTCACATCTGAGAAAATGACTCCTTAGCCTCCTACAACTTGCCCCCGGAAGCCACTCCCTTCCCCTCGTGACCGAAACGCCCAAGGCCTTAGCCCATCTTCCTTCCCGGATGCCCCTGTACCACAGGAGGAAGACCGTGGCGCTCGCCCACTGCAGGATGCCCAGACCCCCGGGGCACTCTTGCGCTCCCTGCTCCAGGCCATGCAGAGACCCAGCCGGAGTCCAGCCTTCCTGTTTCAGCCCCAGAG GTTTGGCAGAAACACCCGGGGCTCCTGGAGCAACGAAAGGCTGAGCTCCCCATTCTGGAGCCTGGCTGCCCCTCAGCGCTTTGGGAAGAAGTGA
- the MAP3K12 gene encoding mitogen-activated protein kinase kinase kinase 12 isoform X3: MACLHETRTPSPSFGGFVSTLSEASMRKLDPDTSDCTPEKDLTPTQCVLRDVVPLGGQGGGGPSPSPGGEPPPEPFANSVLQLHEQDAGGPGGATGSPESRASRVRADEVRLQCQSGSGFLEGLFGCLRPVWTMIGKAYSTEHKQQQEDLWEVPFEEILDLQWVGSGAQGAVFLGRFHGEEVAVKKVRDLKETDIKHLRKLKHPNIITFKGVCTQAPCYCILMEFCAQGQLYEVLRAGRPVTPSLLVDWSMGIAGGMNYLHLHKIIHRDLKSPNMLITYDDVVKISDFGTSKELSDKSTKMSFAGTVAWMAPEVIRNEPVSEKVDIWSFGVVLWELLTGEIPYKDVDSSAIIWGVGSNSLHLPVPSSCPDGFKILLRQCWNSKPRNRPSFRQILLHLDIASADVLSTPQETYFKSQAEWREEVKLHFEKIKSEGTCLHRLEEELVMRRREELRHALDIREHYERKLERANNLYMELNALMLQLELKERELLRREQALERRCPGLLKSHPSRGLLHGNTMEKLIKKRNVPQKLSPHSKRPDILKTESLLPKLDAALSGVGLPGCAKGPPSPGRSRRGKTRHRKASAKGSCGDLPGLRAVVPPHEPGGPGSPVGLGGGPSAWEACPPALRGLHHDLLLRKMSSSSPDLLSAALGARGRGATGGAGDPGSPPPARGDTPPSEGSAPGSTSPDSPGGAKGEPPPPVGPGDGVGLLGTGREGTAGRGGSRAGSQHLTPAALLYRAAVTRSQKRGISSEEEEGEVDSEVELTSSQRWSQGLNMRQSLSTFSSENPSDGEEGTASEPSPSGTPEVGSTNTDERPDERSDDMCSQGSEIPLDPPSSEVVTGREPSSLPIPHHNLLRGEQVSRNQVLDREQMSSHLRAAGETDAEARKIGTSPLCHSI; this comes from the exons atggcctGCCTCCATGAGACCCGCACACCCTCCCCTTCCTTTGGGGGTTTCGTGTCCACCCTAAGCGAGGCGTCCATGCGCAAGCTGGACCCAGACACTTCCGACTGCACCCCCGAGAAGGACCTGACGCCTACCCAGTGTGTACTCCGAGATGTAGTGCCGCTcggggggcagggcgggggcgggcccagcccctccccaggtggAGAGCCGCCCCCTGAGCCTTTTGCCAACAGTGTCCTGCAGCTGCACGAGCAGGatgctgggggcccagggggAGCCACTGGGTCCCCTGAGAGTCGGGCGTCCAGAGTTCGAGCAGATGAGGTGCGACTACAGTGCCAGAGCGGCAGCGGCTTCCTGGAAGGCCTCTTCGGCTGCCTGCGCCCTGTTTGGACCATGATTGGGAAGGCCTATTCCACGGAGCACAAGCAGCAGCAGGAAG ACCTTTGGGAGGTCCCCTTTGAGGAAATCCTGGACCTGCAGTGGGTGGGCTCAGGGGCCCAGGGCGCCGTCTTCCTGGGGCGCTTCCATGGGGAGGAGGTGGCTGTGAAGAAGGTACGGGACCTGAAGGAGACTGACATCAAGCACCTGCGAAAGCTGAAGCACCCTAACATCATCACCTTCAA GGGCGTGTGCACCCAGGCTCCCTGCTACTGCATCCTTATGGAGTTCTGCGCTCAGGGCCAGCTGTACGAGGTGCTGCGGGCTGGCCGCCCTGTCACCCCCTCCTTGCTGGTTGACTGGTCCATGGGCATTGCCGGCGGCATGAACTACCTGCACCTGCACAAGATTATCCACCGAGACCTCAAGTCCCCCAA CATGCTCATCACGTACGACGATGTGGTGAAGATCTCCGATTTTGGCACTTCCAAGGAGCTGAGTGACAAGAGCACCAAGATGTCCTTTGCAGGGACAGTAGCCTGGATGGCCCCTGAAGTGATCCGCAACGAGCCCGTGTCTGAGAAGGTCGACATCTG GTCCTTTGGTGTGGTGCTGTGGGAACTGCTGACTGGTGAGATCCCCTACAAAGATGTAGATTCCTCAGCCATCATCTGGGGTGTGGGAAGCAACAGTCTCCATCTGCCTGTGCCCTCCAGCTGCCCAGACGGCTTCAAAATCCTGCTTCGTCAGTGCTG GAACAGCAAACCACGAAATCGTCCATCATTCCGACAGATCCTGCTGCATCTGGACATCGCCTCAGCCGATGTACTCTCCACACCCCAGGAGACTTACTTTAAGTCCCAG GCAGAGTGGCGTGAAGAGGTAAAGctgcattttgaaaaaattaagtcaGAAGGGACCTGTCTGCACCGCCTAGAAGAAGAGCTGGTGATGCGGAGACGGGAGGAGCTCAG ACACGCCTTGGACATCAGGGAACACTATGAGCGGAAGCTGGAGAGAGCCAACAACCTGTACATGGAACTTAATGCCCTCATGTTGCAGCTGGAGCTGAAGGAACGGGAGCTACTCAG GAGGGAGCAAGCTTTAGAGCGGAGGTGCCCAGGTCTGCTGAAGTCACACCCTTCCCGAGGCCTCCTGCACGGGAACACAAtggagaagctcatcaagaagaGGAATGTCCCACAGAAGCTGTCACCCCACAGCAAAAG GCCAGATATCCTCAAGACTGAGTCTTTGCTACCCAAGCTAGATGCAGCCCTGAGTGGGGTGGGGCTTCCTGGGTGTGCTAAGGGCCCCCCCTCACCAGGACGGAGTCGCCGTGGCAAGACCCGTCACCGCAAGGCCAGCGCCAAGGGCAGCTGCGGGGACCTGCCCGGGCTTCGTGCAGTTGTTCCACCCCATGAACCTGGGGGACCAGGAAGCCCAGTGGGGCTAGGAGGGGGACCCTCAGCCTGGGAAGCCTGCCCTCCAGCCCTCCGTGGGCTCCACCATGACCTCCTGCTCCGAAAGATGTCTTCATCGTCCCCTGACCTGCTGTCAGCGGCATTGGGAGCCCGGGGCCGGGGGGCTACAGGGGGAGCTGGGGACCCTGGCTCACCACCTCCAGCCCGGGGTGACACCCCGCCAAGTGAGGGCTCGGCACCCGGCTCCACCAGCCCGGATTCACCAGGGGGAGCCAAAGGGGAGCCACCTCCACCAGTAGGGCCTGGTGACGGTGTAGGGCTGCTGGGAACTGGAAGGGAAGGGACGGCGGGACGGGGAGGAAGCCGGGCTGGGTCCCAGCACTTGACCCCAGCTGCACTGCTGTACAGGGCCGCTGTCACCCGAAGTCAG AAACGTGGAATCTcatcagaggaagaggaaggagaggtggaCAGTGAAGTAGAGCTGACCTCAAGCCAGAG GTGGTCTCAGGGCCTGAACATGCGCCAGTCGCTATCTACCTTCAGCTCAGAGAATCCGTCAGATGGGGAGGAGGGCACAGCTAGTGAGCCTTCCCCCAGTGGCACACCTGAAGTTGGCAGTACGAACACTGATGAGCGGCCAGATGAGCGGTCTGATGACATGTGCTCCCAGGGCTCAGAAATCCCACTGGACCCACCTTCCTCAGAGGTGGTTACTGGCCGGGAACCCAGCTCCTTGCCCATCCCACACCACAACCTACTCAGAGGGGAGCAGGTGAGTCGCAACCAGGTACTGGACAGGGAGCAGATGTCCAGTCATTTGAGAGCTGCTGGGGAGACAGATGCAGAGGCCAGAAAGATAGGTACTTCGCCCCTGTGTCACTCTATCTGA
- the TARBP2 gene encoding RISC-loading complex subunit TARBP2 isoform X1: protein MSEEEQGSGITTGCGLPSIEQMLAANPGKTPISLLQEYGTRIGKTPVYDLLKAEGQAHQPNFTFRVTVGDTSCTGQGPSKKAAKHKAAEVALKHLKGGSMLEPALEDSSSFSPLDSSLPEDVPVFTAAAAAIPVSSAVPTRSPPMEVQPPVSPQQSECNPVGALQELVVQKGWRLPEYTVTQESGPAHRKEFTMTCRVERFIEIGSGTSKKLAKRNAAAKMLLRVHTVPLDAREGSEAEPEDDHFSLGVGSRLDGLRNRGPGCTWDSLRNSVGEKILSLRSCSAGSLGALGSACCSVLSELSEEQAFHVSYLDIEELSLSGLCQCLVELSTQPATVCHGSATTREAARGEAARRALQYLKIMAGSK, encoded by the exons ATGAGTGAAGAGGAGCAGGGCTCCGGCATTACCACGGGCTGCGGGCTGCCCAG TATAGAGCAAATGCTGGCAGCCAACCCGGGCAAGACCCCGATCAGCCTTCTGCAGGAGTATGGGACCAGAATAGGGAAGACGCCCGTGTACGACCTTCTCAAAGCCGAGGGCCAAGCCCACCAGCCTAATTTCACCTTCCGGGTCACCGTTGGCGACACCAGCTGCACTG GTCAGGGCcccagcaagaaggcagccaagcACAAGGCAGCCGAGGTGGCCCTCAAACACCTCAAAGGGGGGAGCATGCTGGAGCCGGCCCTGGAGGACAGCAG TTCTTTTTCTCCCCTAGACTCTTCACTGCCTGAGGACGTGCCGGTGTTTACAGCTGCAGCGGCTGCTATTCCTGTTTCATCTGCTGTCCCAACCAG GAGCCCCCCCATGGAGGTGCAGCCCCCTGTCTCCCCTCAGCAGTCTGAGTGCAACCCCGTTGGTGCTTTGCAG GAACTGGTGGTGCAGAAAGGCTGGCGGTTGCCTGAGTACACAGTGACCCAGGAGTCTGGACCAGCCCACCGCAAAGAGTTTACCATGACCTGCCGGGTGGAGCGTTTCATTGAGATTG GCAGTGGCACTTCCAAAAAGCTGGCAAAGCGCAATGCAGCGGCCAAAATGCTGCTTCGCGTGCACACGGTGCCTCTGGATGCGCGGGAGGGGAGTGAGGCGGAGCCTGAGGACGATCACTTTTCCCTC GGTGTGGGCTCCCGTCTAGATGGACTTCGGAACCGGGGCCCAGGCTGCACCTGGGATTCTCTGCGGAATTCGGTGGGAGAGAAGATCCTGTCTctgcgcagctgctccgcgggcTCCCTGGGCGCTCTGGGCTCTGCTTGCTGCAGTGTCCTCAGCGAGCTCTCTGAGGAGCAGGCCTTCCATGTCAGCTACCTGGATATTG AGGAGTTGAGCCTCAGTGGGCTCTGCCAGTGCCTGGTGGAGCTGTCCACACAGCCTGCCACCGTGTGTCACGGCTCTGCAACTACCAGGGAGGCAGCCCGAGGCGAGGCTGCACGCCGCGCCCTGCAGTACCTCAAGATCATGGCGGGCAGCAAATAA
- the TARBP2 gene encoding RISC-loading complex subunit TARBP2 isoform X2 produces MLAANPGKTPISLLQEYGTRIGKTPVYDLLKAEGQAHQPNFTFRVTVGDTSCTGQGPSKKAAKHKAAEVALKHLKGGSMLEPALEDSSSFSPLDSSLPEDVPVFTAAAAAIPVSSAVPTRSPPMEVQPPVSPQQSECNPVGALQELVVQKGWRLPEYTVTQESGPAHRKEFTMTCRVERFIEIGSGTSKKLAKRNAAAKMLLRVHTVPLDAREGSEAEPEDDHFSLGVGSRLDGLRNRGPGCTWDSLRNSVGEKILSLRSCSAGSLGALGSACCSVLSELSEEQAFHVSYLDIEELSLSGLCQCLVELSTQPATVCHGSATTREAARGEAARRALQYLKIMAGSK; encoded by the exons ATGCTGGCAGCCAACCCGGGCAAGACCCCGATCAGCCTTCTGCAGGAGTATGGGACCAGAATAGGGAAGACGCCCGTGTACGACCTTCTCAAAGCCGAGGGCCAAGCCCACCAGCCTAATTTCACCTTCCGGGTCACCGTTGGCGACACCAGCTGCACTG GTCAGGGCcccagcaagaaggcagccaagcACAAGGCAGCCGAGGTGGCCCTCAAACACCTCAAAGGGGGGAGCATGCTGGAGCCGGCCCTGGAGGACAGCAG TTCTTTTTCTCCCCTAGACTCTTCACTGCCTGAGGACGTGCCGGTGTTTACAGCTGCAGCGGCTGCTATTCCTGTTTCATCTGCTGTCCCAACCAG GAGCCCCCCCATGGAGGTGCAGCCCCCTGTCTCCCCTCAGCAGTCTGAGTGCAACCCCGTTGGTGCTTTGCAG GAACTGGTGGTGCAGAAAGGCTGGCGGTTGCCTGAGTACACAGTGACCCAGGAGTCTGGACCAGCCCACCGCAAAGAGTTTACCATGACCTGCCGGGTGGAGCGTTTCATTGAGATTG GCAGTGGCACTTCCAAAAAGCTGGCAAAGCGCAATGCAGCGGCCAAAATGCTGCTTCGCGTGCACACGGTGCCTCTGGATGCGCGGGAGGGGAGTGAGGCGGAGCCTGAGGACGATCACTTTTCCCTC GGTGTGGGCTCCCGTCTAGATGGACTTCGGAACCGGGGCCCAGGCTGCACCTGGGATTCTCTGCGGAATTCGGTGGGAGAGAAGATCCTGTCTctgcgcagctgctccgcgggcTCCCTGGGCGCTCTGGGCTCTGCTTGCTGCAGTGTCCTCAGCGAGCTCTCTGAGGAGCAGGCCTTCCATGTCAGCTACCTGGATATTG AGGAGTTGAGCCTCAGTGGGCTCTGCCAGTGCCTGGTGGAGCTGTCCACACAGCCTGCCACCGTGTGTCACGGCTCTGCAACTACCAGGGAGGCAGCCCGAGGCGAGGCTGCACGCCGCGCCCTGCAGTACCTCAAGATCATGGCGGGCAGCAAATAA